One Ignavibacteria bacterium genomic window carries:
- a CDS encoding GyrI-like domain-containing protein codes for MNIETRELQPQTILSIRENCEPNTKSIGDALGKIYDEIDEVIKENNLTIAAPCLTIFHSYTEKDVEIEGGTPVNKDKEIKLSGRVKLNELPGGKTLVASYYGPYEGLGDAYKTFFDYIRDNNLQPQSAPWETYVISQLTEPDSSKWLTEIHISIK; via the coding sequence ATGAACATCGAAACACGCGAACTTCAGCCGCAGACAATTTTATCAATCAGAGAAAACTGCGAACCAAACACAAAAAGCATTGGTGATGCGCTTGGCAAAATTTATGATGAAATTGATGAAGTCATAAAAGAAAATAATCTAACAATAGCAGCTCCGTGCCTGACTATTTTTCACAGTTATACTGAAAAGGATGTGGAGATTGAAGGGGGTACTCCCGTTAATAAAGACAAAGAAATAAAATTAAGCGGAAGAGTAAAACTTAACGAGCTTCCGGGAGGAAAAACTCTTGTTGCTTCATATTACGGTCCTTATGAAGGGCTTGGAGATGCCTATAAAACATTTTTTGATTATATCAGAGATAATAATCTTCAGCCGCAAAGCGCGCCATGGGAAACTTACGTCATAAGCCAGCTGACCGAGCCGGATTCAAGTAAATGGCTTACAGAAATTCATATCAGTATAAAATAA
- a CDS encoding GDP-mannose 4,6-dehydratase encodes MKTALITGITGQDGAYLSQLLLSKGYKVVGITRDTSEFRLRNLMYLGISDKIELHKANLQDLSNIIRILDKVKPDEIYHLAAQSSVGLSFEQPIGTLEFNIISTANLLEAVRIVNSKIRVYNSSSSEMFGKVSKENLPVTENSVLHPVSPYSISKASAHWIAINYREAYGLYSVCGILFNHESCLRGENFVTKKILNTAVKIKNGQANELKLGNLNVYRDWGYAPEFVKAMWLMLQQDNPDDYIICSGEYNSLNDFVKKVFNELGLDEKKYVKTDKNLLRPVELEVIYGDNSKAKKNLDWKYNISFDDLIKLLVRDEQQFVKWESENKFY; translated from the coding sequence ATGAAAACAGCTTTAATAACAGGCATAACCGGACAGGATGGCGCGTATTTATCACAGCTCTTGCTTTCAAAAGGATATAAAGTTGTCGGCATAACAAGAGATACGTCTGAGTTTCGTTTGCGAAATTTAATGTATCTTGGAATCAGCGATAAAATTGAGCTTCACAAAGCTAACCTTCAGGATTTATCAAATATAATTCGCATTCTTGACAAAGTTAAACCTGATGAGATTTATCATCTTGCTGCTCAGAGTTCTGTTGGCTTGTCGTTTGAGCAGCCGATAGGAACGCTTGAGTTTAACATTATCAGCACCGCAAATCTCCTCGAGGCAGTTCGCATAGTAAATTCCAAAATAAGAGTTTATAATTCCTCAAGCAGTGAAATGTTCGGAAAGGTATCAAAAGAAAACCTGCCCGTAACCGAAAATTCCGTTCTGCATCCTGTTAGCCCTTACAGCATTTCAAAGGCATCTGCACATTGGATTGCAATAAATTACCGTGAAGCATATGGATTATATTCTGTATGCGGTATTTTGTTCAATCACGAATCCTGTCTGCGCGGTGAAAATTTTGTAACGAAAAAAATTCTTAACACTGCCGTTAAAATTAAAAACGGACAGGCAAATGAACTGAAGCTTGGTAATCTTAATGTATATCGTGATTGGGGATATGCTCCTGAGTTTGTTAAGGCAATGTGGCTGATGCTTCAACAGGATAATCCTGACGACTATATAATCTGTTCAGGAGAATATAATTCTTTAAATGATTTTGTAAAAAAAGTTTTCAATGAGCTGGGACTTGATGAGAAAAAATATGTAAAGACAGATAAAAATTTATTGCGTCCTGTTGAGCTTGAGGTGATTTACGGCGATAACTCAAAAGCTAAGAAAAACCTGGATTGGAAATATAACATTTCTTTTGATGATCTTATAAAACTGCTCGTCAGAGACGAGCAGCAGTTCGTTAAATGGGAATCTGAAAATAAATTTTATTAA
- a CDS encoding tetratricopeptide repeat protein: MILSLVCVLLISSNLFAQELTSEEIFQKYKDVIATVYAYGFDGKKTEQATGVILKDHGLIVTNFRFFSGNERFEVITDKDTIKEPEIIGIDIERDLMLIKLPDNDYPIVPISNSDNIKTGEKIYAIGNHLGFNKTITEGILSGIRNKVNEIHAKFIQITTPISFGGQGGPVINTKGEIIGIVSSETVKGENLNFAIPVNEVFSVPQMSFKDKKKLEALNLFLQGLKSIKQGKNQEAIEFLTKYLVEFPNDFRGYNYRGLAYTYRKMFDNAIKDFNKAISLNNNFLPAYSNRGDAYYKSGDYEEAVEDYTILIKKDPKDMYAYIARGMAHFENADVWAAIEDCTKVIENDKNNFDAYYTRGKAYYRAKRYNSAMEDWKEALRIQPGMKGQLDYFIDNADGHRVWGY, translated from the coding sequence ATGATACTTTCCCTTGTCTGTGTTTTACTCATTTCAAGCAATCTTTTTGCTCAGGAATTAACTTCCGAAGAAATATTCCAGAAATATAAAGACGTTATTGCAACAGTTTATGCATATGGTTTTGATGGGAAAAAAACAGAACAGGCAACCGGTGTTATATTAAAAGACCACGGATTAATTGTAACCAATTTCAGGTTTTTTTCGGGCAATGAACGTTTTGAAGTTATAACAGATAAGGATACTATAAAAGAACCTGAGATTATTGGAATTGACATAGAACGTGATTTGATGTTAATCAAACTACCGGATAATGATTACCCTATTGTTCCCATTAGCAATAGTGATAATATAAAAACAGGTGAAAAAATTTATGCAATTGGAAATCATCTGGGTTTTAACAAAACCATTACTGAAGGAATTCTGAGCGGTATAAGGAATAAAGTAAATGAGATTCATGCAAAGTTCATTCAGATAACTACCCCCATTTCTTTCGGAGGTCAAGGCGGTCCTGTAATAAATACAAAGGGTGAAATAATAGGAATTGTATCTTCCGAAACAGTAAAAGGCGAAAACCTTAATTTTGCCATACCTGTGAATGAAGTATTTAGTGTTCCCCAAATGTCATTCAAGGACAAAAAAAAGCTGGAAGCTCTTAATCTTTTTCTTCAGGGGCTTAAATCTATAAAACAGGGAAAAAATCAGGAAGCAATTGAGTTTCTTACAAAATACCTGGTTGAATTTCCTAATGATTTCCGTGGATATAATTACCGGGGTCTTGCTTATACTTACAGAAAGATGTTTGATAATGCAATTAAAGATTTCAATAAAGCAATATCACTTAATAACAATTTTTTGCCTGCATATTCAAACAGGGGTGATGCATACTATAAATCGGGAGATTATGAAGAAGCAGTAGAAGACTATACCATTCTTATAAAAAAAGACCCGAAAGACATGTACGCGTATATAGCCAGGGGCATGGCGCATTTTGAAAATGCAGATGTCTGGGCTGCAATAGAAGACTGCACCAAAGTAATAGAAAATGACAAAAATAACTTTGACGCATATTATACAAGAGGTAAAGCATATTATAGAGCCAAAAGATATAATTCGGCAATGGAGGACTGGAAGGAAGCATTAAGAATACAACCCGGAATGAAAGGTCAATTAGATTATTTTATAGACAACGCCGACGGACACAGAGTCTGGGGTTATTAA
- a CDS encoding RsiV family protein, producing the protein MKLYTKFFIVVALTVVLISCGSKTTIKTSGSKDSGTTNTSNTSSGKIDTTHSDEFAISEVYYRSTPNNCTKNDSNCTYTEIIFSKLLQGPAKDKINQMMLDSTLFFSYTSDTVAGKLTVNAVLDTFMAGYNSYKTDMTSRGYGADVIPWSQEVNTSIPFYNPAVIVYTIGVFSFLGGAHPNTNLFYYNFDWNTGNRLQLSDVLKPGFEKKLNELIVAEFRKVRGLKSNEPLNSVLFNDTLTYTNNFGISRGKLIFYYNAYDIAAYAYGPTDLEIPISAIQDYIINPAMFQ; encoded by the coding sequence ATGAAACTTTACACAAAATTTTTTATCGTTGTTGCATTAACGGTGGTTTTAATTTCCTGCGGTTCAAAAACCACAATAAAAACTTCAGGCAGTAAAGATTCCGGAACAACAAATACGTCAAATACATCAAGCGGAAAAATAGACACTACTCATTCCGATGAATTTGCAATCAGTGAGGTTTATTACAGGTCAACCCCGAACAACTGTACTAAAAATGATTCGAACTGCACATATACAGAAATTATTTTTTCAAAATTATTACAAGGTCCGGCTAAAGATAAAATTAATCAGATGATGCTCGACAGTACTCTATTTTTTAGTTATACCAGCGATACCGTTGCAGGTAAACTTACAGTGAACGCTGTCCTTGATACATTTATGGCCGGATATAACAGTTATAAAACAGATATGACAAGCCGGGGATACGGCGCAGATGTTATTCCATGGTCGCAGGAAGTAAATACAAGCATTCCGTTTTATAACCCGGCAGTAATTGTTTATACAATTGGTGTATTCTCATTTTTAGGAGGTGCGCATCCGAATACTAACCTTTTTTATTACAACTTCGACTGGAATACAGGCAATCGTCTTCAGCTATCAGACGTTCTGAAACCCGGATTTGAGAAAAAGCTTAACGAGCTTATTGTTGCAGAGTTCAGAAAAGTAAGAGGCCTGAAATCAAATGAGCCTTTAAACAGTGTGTTGTTTAACGATACATTGACATATACAAATAATTTCGGGATTTCCAGAGGCAAGTTAATATTTTATTATAATGCTTATGATATTGCAGCTTATGCATACGGTCCGACAGATTTAGAAATTCCTATCAGCGCAATTCAGGATTATATTATAAATCCTGCTATGTTCCAATAA
- a CDS encoding trypsin-like peptidase domain-containing protein translates to MKKIILSLIFLLVTGKSFAQDLTSEQIFDLYKDAVVVINAYGFDGTKSGSGSAVIVKDKNLIVTNFHILSGNEKIEIITHKDTLKDPEIIGVDIDRDVLLLKLPHTDYQAIQVGNSDDVKPGQKIYAIGNPMGLENTISEGLVSGIRDSVTDIKMKFIQISASLSPGSSGGAVINSKGELIGISSMGMKEGQNLNFAIPINEVFDIHQTTYTDKKKLEALNFFLQAQENLEQGKNKEAIEFLEKYLKEFPDDHKGYNYRGLAYTGRKMYKEALADFNKSIKINAKYAPAYTNRADIYFKTEDFEKAIKDYSSIIKMFPDNIYAYYARGIARMSNEDNSEAAEDFTFVIKKDKHYTAAYLNRGIAYYKDHQWELAIVDFKTAISINPGLRDDLQPLIDQADILWQAGVK, encoded by the coding sequence ATGAAGAAAATCATACTTTCTCTAATTTTTTTACTTGTTACAGGAAAAAGTTTTGCTCAGGATTTAACTTCAGAACAAATCTTTGACCTTTATAAAGATGCCGTCGTAGTAATCAACGCATACGGCTTCGACGGAACAAAATCAGGTTCGGGCAGCGCCGTAATTGTCAAAGACAAAAACCTGATAGTAACTAATTTTCATATTCTTTCAGGAAATGAGAAAATAGAAATTATCACTCATAAAGATACTTTAAAAGACCCGGAGATTATTGGTGTGGACATTGACCGTGATGTATTATTATTAAAACTTCCTCATACCGACTATCAGGCAATACAGGTAGGCAACAGTGATGATGTTAAACCGGGACAAAAGATTTATGCAATAGGAAATCCAATGGGACTGGAAAATACAATCTCTGAGGGGCTTGTAAGCGGAATAAGAGATTCCGTGACTGACATAAAAATGAAGTTCATTCAGATATCGGCAAGCCTATCACCGGGAAGCAGCGGCGGTGCTGTTATAAATTCAAAAGGCGAACTGATAGGAATCAGTTCGATGGGTATGAAGGAAGGACAAAATCTTAATTTTGCAATCCCAATAAATGAAGTATTCGACATACACCAGACAACCTATACGGACAAAAAGAAGCTTGAGGCATTAAACTTTTTTCTGCAAGCGCAGGAAAATCTTGAACAGGGAAAAAATAAAGAAGCAATAGAGTTTCTTGAGAAATATTTAAAAGAATTTCCCGATGACCACAAAGGCTACAATTACCGGGGTCTTGCATACACAGGCAGGAAAATGTATAAAGAGGCATTGGCAGATTTCAATAAATCGATAAAGATTAACGCAAAGTATGCACCTGCATATACAAACCGCGCGGACATATACTTCAAGACTGAAGATTTTGAAAAAGCTATAAAAGATTACAGTTCCATTATCAAAATGTTTCCTGACAACATATATGCTTATTATGCAAGAGGCATTGCGAGAATGTCAAACGAAGATAACTCTGAAGCTGCGGAAGATTTTACGTTTGTTATCAAAAAGGATAAACATTATACTGCGGCATATTTAAACCGAGGCATAGCATATTATAAAGACCACCAATGGGAACTGGCTATCGTGGATTTCAAAACTGCAATCAGCATAAATCCGGGATTGAGAGATGATTTACAGCCTTTAATCGACCAGGCAGATATATTATGGCAGGCAGGTGTGAAATAA
- a CDS encoding sigma-70 family RNA polymerase sigma factor has translation MKDEKASEIQSKSKLEDISLIEEALAGKQSAYDKLMKKYYQHIYNLIYKMIFKKEDVEDLTQEAFIKAFNSLQHFDRQFAFSTWLYKIATNNSIDYLRKKKLNTFSIDKEIESEESDYKFDIPDTDYVPDTKIIEDQRRKVLEDAIESLPEKYRQVITMRHKQEKEYEEIAKELNLPLGTVKAHIFRGRELLNKYLKDKIKNY, from the coding sequence ATGAAAGACGAAAAAGCCTCCGAAATCCAGTCAAAATCCAAGCTCGAAGACATATCCCTGATAGAAGAAGCGCTCGCCGGCAAGCAATCCGCATATGATAAGCTGATGAAAAAATATTATCAGCATATCTATAACCTTATATATAAAATGATTTTCAAAAAAGAGGATGTCGAAGACCTTACGCAGGAAGCTTTTATAAAAGCGTTTAATTCACTTCAGCATTTTGACAGACAGTTTGCTTTCTCTACATGGCTTTATAAAATTGCAACAAACAATTCGATTGATTATCTGCGCAAGAAAAAACTTAACACATTTTCAATCGATAAGGAAATTGAATCGGAAGAAAGTGATTACAAGTTTGACATTCCTGATACCGATTACGTGCCTGATACAAAAATAATCGAAGACCAGCGAAGAAAAGTTCTTGAAGATGCAATCGAAAGCCTGCCTGAAAAATACAGACAGGTCATTACCATGCGTCACAAGCAGGAAAAGGAATACGAAGAAATTGCAAAAGAATTGAACCTTCCGCTTGGAACAGTAAAAGCGCACATATTCCGCGGGCGCGAACTCCTCAATAAATACCTCAAAGACAAGATTAAAAATTACTAA
- a CDS encoding C45 family peptidase, whose protein sequence is MSKASRTDINGWMHIKIKGEPFERGFQYGYLTAQDYAAAIRTYKAMTLQTMGMDYSFFVESAARIHKPKIPKEYLDEMSGIASGFTKGGVPTTLDDVIGYNAYMEMTGYWWPTVMSIYASSGPTGRFAKAHCSGFIATGSATKDGKIVIGHTSFTEFWNGQYFNAIVEITPTNGNKIVMQTAPGWIASMTDFWVTGGGIVVLETTIVGFQGYDTTKTPEYVRARNACQYANSIDEWISLMDAKNNGGYANMWLIGDIKTGEIADYEQGLIYTSLKKKTDGYFFGDNAPDDPEIRNLECTDVGYNDIRQQTGARRVRWPQVLDSFYGQIDEKVGQTMLADTYDVYLQKENPCSRTICSHYDVDPMYYVSDPNAVWNIPYYPAGSVEGKVTTTDLAKNMEMWGRFGRADGVAFNAEQFLKDHPQWNWQAGYLISRPSQPWTLFKY, encoded by the coding sequence ATGAGTAAAGCAAGCAGAACGGACATTAACGGTTGGATGCATATAAAAATAAAAGGCGAGCCGTTTGAAAGAGGATTTCAATACGGATATCTCACAGCACAGGATTATGCAGCTGCAATAAGAACTTATAAAGCAATGACTTTGCAGACTATGGGAATGGATTATTCGTTCTTTGTTGAAAGCGCTGCAAGAATACATAAGCCGAAAATTCCAAAAGAATATCTTGACGAAATGAGCGGTATTGCTTCCGGTTTTACAAAAGGCGGAGTGCCGACAACACTCGATGATGTAATCGGGTATAATGCATATATGGAAATGACGGGCTATTGGTGGCCGACTGTGATGTCGATTTATGCCAGCTCGGGTCCGACAGGACGTTTTGCAAAAGCGCATTGCAGCGGATTCATAGCGACAGGTTCGGCAACAAAGGACGGAAAGATTGTAATCGGTCATACATCTTTTACTGAATTCTGGAACGGTCAGTATTTTAATGCAATAGTTGAAATTACTCCGACAAACGGAAATAAGATTGTTATGCAAACTGCGCCGGGATGGATTGCAAGTATGACAGATTTCTGGGTAACAGGCGGAGGCATCGTTGTTCTTGAAACTACAATTGTTGGCTTCCAGGGGTATGATACTACAAAAACTCCTGAATATGTCCGCGCAAGAAATGCCTGCCAGTATGCAAACAGTATCGATGAATGGATATCTCTCATGGACGCAAAAAATAACGGAGGTTATGCAAACATGTGGCTCATAGGTGACATAAAAACAGGAGAGATTGCAGATTATGAGCAAGGACTTATTTATACAAGCTTAAAAAAGAAAACCGACGGATATTTCTTTGGTGACAATGCGCCTGATGACCCTGAAATCAGAAATCTTGAATGTACCGATGTCGGATATAATGATATCCGTCAGCAGACAGGTGCACGCCGGGTGAGATGGCCTCAGGTATTAGACAGCTTCTATGGACAAATAGATGAAAAAGTCGGACAAACTATGCTTGCAGATACATATGATGTATATCTGCAAAAAGAGAATCCATGTTCGAGAACGATTTGTTCGCATTATGACGTTGACCCTATGTATTATGTTAGTGACCCGAACGCCGTATGGAATATCCCGTATTATCCCGCAGGTTCGGTCGAAGGCAAAGTAACAACCACAGACCTTGCAAAGAATATGGAAATGTGGGGAAGGTTCGGAAGAGCAGACGGTGTTGCATTTAACGCGGAACAATTTTTGAAAGACCATCCGCAATGGAACTGGCAGGCAGGTTATTTAATCAGCCGTCCGAGCCAGCCATGGACTTTATTTAAATATTAA
- a CDS encoding SRPBCC family protein, with protein sequence MDKKAITVETVVNAPVDKAWESWTKPEHITKWNFASDDWESPAGENDLRTGGKFKARMQAKDGSSGFDFGGTYTNVKTNELIEYDMDDNRHVKVEFTPVEGGTKVTETFDMENTHSEELQRNGWQAILNNYKKHTESV encoded by the coding sequence ATGGACAAAAAAGCAATTACAGTAGAAACAGTTGTAAACGCACCTGTAGATAAAGCATGGGAATCCTGGACTAAACCTGAGCATATTACAAAATGGAATTTTGCATCCGACGATTGGGAATCACCAGCGGGAGAAAATGATTTACGAACAGGCGGAAAGTTCAAAGCAAGAATGCAGGCAAAAGACGGAAGCTCAGGATTTGATTTCGGCGGAACATATACCAATGTAAAAACAAATGAACTTATTGAATATGATATGGATGATAACAGACATGTGAAAGTTGAATTCACTCCCGTTGAAGGAGGAACAAAAGTTACTGAAACATTTGATATGGAAAATACTCACAGTGAAGAATTACAAAGAAACGGATGGCAGGCAATTTTAAATAATTACAAAAAACATACCGAGTCGGTTTAA
- a CDS encoding DUF1572 family protein, which produces MTSGENFLKSSIKEFEDLKKLGDKSFSQIKDEDFFFQPDEETNSIAIIIRHISGNMLSRWTDFLTSDGEKEWRKRDEEFEKLFYTDKDDIIERWEKGWKCVFDAVGSLTPDDLMKTIYIRSQPHTVIEAITRQLTHYGYHVGQIVYMAKHLARNSWGSLSIPRGKSAEFNSKMEEKYKK; this is translated from the coding sequence ATGACAAGCGGAGAAAATTTTTTAAAGAGCAGCATAAAAGAATTTGAAGATTTAAAAAAACTCGGCGATAAATCTTTTTCGCAAATCAAGGATGAAGATTTTTTCTTTCAGCCGGATGAAGAGACAAACAGCATTGCAATAATAATTCGCCACATAAGCGGTAACATGCTATCGCGGTGGACAGATTTTTTAACAAGTGACGGAGAAAAAGAATGGCGCAAAAGAGATGAAGAATTTGAAAAACTTTTTTATACAGATAAAGATGATATAATCGAAAGATGGGAAAAAGGATGGAAGTGTGTGTTCGATGCTGTGGGAAGCTTAACTCCTGATGACCTTATGAAAACTATTTACATAAGAAGCCAGCCGCATACCGTCATTGAGGCAATAACACGTCAGCTTACTCATTATGGATACCACGTCGGGCAAATAGTCTATATGGCAAAACACCTGGCAAGAAATAGCTGGGGGAGCTTGTCGATTCCAAGAGGCAAAAGCGCAGAGTTTAATTCAAAGATGGAAGAGAAATATAAGAAATAA
- a CDS encoding GxxExxY protein, with translation METNKITELIIGKSIEIHSTLGPGLLESAYQKCLEYELLKAGLKVQREIILPVIYKELLIEFGYKMDLLVEDSVVIELKSVEQILPVHEAQILTYLKLSSKKVGLLINFNETLLKKGIRRFSI, from the coding sequence ATGGAGACTAACAAAATTACCGAATTAATTATTGGAAAAAGTATTGAAATACATAGTACACTAGGACCGGGTTTGTTGGAATCAGCATATCAAAAATGCTTAGAATATGAATTATTGAAAGCAGGATTAAAAGTTCAAAGAGAGATAATATTACCGGTTATATATAAAGAGTTGTTGATTGAATTTGGATACAAAATGGATTTATTAGTTGAAGATTCTGTTGTGATTGAATTAAAATCAGTTGAACAGATATTACCTGTGCATGAGGCACAAATATTAACTTATCTAAAACTATCCAGTAAGAAAGTCGGATTATTAATAAATTTTAACGAAACTTTATTAAAGAAAGGCATAAGAAGATTTTCAATTTAG
- the mutS gene encoding DNA mismatch repair protein MutS, producing MTKSETPLMAQYRKIKSRYPDTILLFRMGDFFETFENDAILSSKVLGITLTKRSNGAASEVPLAGFPHHALDNYLPKLVKAGHRVAVCEQMEDPKHAKGIVKRDVIEVVTPGANFSEKLLDHKSNNFLAGIYIKDSVCGFSFCDVSTGEFGTCEIPITSLQEQLSIINPVEVLIPKKEKEKIFTLLGIEDSGLEASQPKNFTISKIDDWVCNFDYATELLTMHFKTQSLKGFGLDNMREGIIAAGLIMNYLNENQKTNLAHIKKILIYDYSDYIILDASTKRNLEITSSIAEGGREGTLISILDKTRTAMGGRLLKKWVSRPLKKLEQIQKRLEAVNDLFKNKTDRKKIIEDLNSIADTERLLSKISTGKAVPRDVQQLKISSIKISEIKRKLDKFNSSAIKSIAGNLKDLPELVAEIGKVLNENYISGADSYGIINKGYDAELDEIKDILINGKTWMENFQSREKKRTGIASLRVDFNKVFGYFIIISKANLDKIPSDYIRKQTLVNAERFITPELKEYEDKILNAEEKISGIENRIFNELRNFILQFTDDIQMNAAFIAALDVLTSFAEVSEQYDYILPEINDSEKIIIKDGRHPVIEQLLAAGDKYISNDTMLDTADNQILIITGPNMSGKSSYLRQVGLITLLAQIGCFVPARSASIGIVDKIFTRVGASDNIAKGESTFLVEMHEAANILNNCTGKSLILLDEIGRGTSTYDGISIAWAMTEYLHENPNVTAKTLFATHYHELNALADMYERIKNYRIEVREINDKIIFLRKINPGTADHSYGIQVAQMAGLPKSVTDRAKEILRTLEDKEYRRQHKDDLQISLFEVEKALEPEIEKLLKEVDLNNITPLESINLLSKIKTLINKN from the coding sequence ATGACGAAGAGTGAAACTCCATTAATGGCGCAGTATCGTAAAATCAAATCCCGCTATCCGGATACGATTTTGCTTTTCCGCATGGGAGATTTTTTCGAAACATTCGAAAATGATGCAATACTTTCATCGAAGGTTTTGGGAATCACTTTAACCAAACGGTCTAATGGCGCTGCTTCTGAGGTTCCGCTTGCAGGATTTCCGCATCATGCGCTTGATAATTATCTGCCTAAGCTTGTTAAAGCAGGGCATCGCGTTGCAGTATGCGAGCAAATGGAAGACCCTAAGCATGCCAAAGGGATTGTTAAACGTGATGTTATAGAAGTTGTAACTCCCGGAGCAAATTTTTCAGAAAAACTTCTCGACCATAAGTCAAATAATTTTCTCGCCGGAATATATATTAAAGACAGTGTTTGTGGATTTTCTTTTTGCGATGTATCGACAGGAGAGTTCGGGACATGTGAAATCCCAATTACATCTTTGCAAGAGCAATTAAGCATTATTAATCCTGTCGAAGTTTTAATTCCAAAAAAGGAAAAAGAAAAAATATTTACTCTGCTTGGAATAGAAGACTCAGGTCTGGAAGCATCACAGCCAAAAAACTTTACTATTTCCAAAATTGATGATTGGGTCTGTAATTTTGATTATGCGACTGAGCTTCTCACAATGCATTTCAAAACACAATCATTGAAAGGTTTCGGATTAGATAACATGCGCGAGGGGATTATTGCCGCAGGGTTGATAATGAATTATTTAAACGAAAATCAAAAGACAAATCTTGCTCACATTAAGAAAATTTTGATTTATGATTACAGTGATTATATAATTCTTGATGCATCTACAAAAAGAAATCTTGAAATTACCTCATCGATTGCAGAAGGCGGCAGGGAAGGAACACTTATTTCGATTCTTGATAAAACCCGCACTGCAATGGGCGGACGATTACTGAAGAAATGGGTTTCACGACCTCTCAAAAAACTGGAACAGATTCAGAAACGTCTTGAAGCAGTTAATGATTTATTCAAAAACAAAACCGACAGAAAAAAAATAATCGAGGATTTGAATTCAATTGCAGACACAGAACGTCTGCTTTCGAAAATCTCAACAGGCAAGGCAGTCCCGAGAGATGTTCAGCAGTTAAAAATTTCTTCCATTAAAATTTCCGAAATAAAACGAAAGTTAGACAAGTTTAATTCATCTGCAATCAAATCAATCGCAGGTAATTTAAAAGATTTACCTGAGCTTGTTGCCGAAATCGGGAAAGTGCTAAATGAAAATTATATATCAGGCGCGGATAGTTACGGAATAATAAACAAAGGATACGATGCTGAGCTTGATGAAATAAAAGATATTTTGATTAACGGTAAAACATGGATGGAAAACTTTCAGAGCCGCGAGAAAAAACGCACGGGAATTGCTTCACTGCGTGTGGATTTCAATAAAGTGTTCGGATATTTCATTATCATTTCAAAAGCAAACTTAGATAAAATCCCTTCCGATTATATTCGTAAGCAGACTCTTGTTAATGCAGAGCGGTTCATCACTCCTGAGCTTAAAGAATATGAAGATAAAATTTTAAATGCGGAAGAAAAAATTTCCGGAATTGAAAATAGGATTTTCAATGAACTGAGAAATTTTATTCTGCAATTTACTGATGACATTCAAATGAATGCCGCATTCATTGCAGCACTTGATGTGCTTACGAGCTTTGCGGAAGTATCGGAGCAGTATGATTATATTCTGCCTGAAATCAACGATTCAGAAAAAATTATTATCAAAGACGGAAGGCATCCTGTCATCGAACAGCTTCTTGCTGCCGGAGATAAATATATTTCAAATGATACTATGCTTGATACTGCCGATAACCAGATTCTGATTATCACAGGACCAAACATGAGCGGTAAATCAAGCTATTTGCGTCAAGTTGGTTTGATAACACTGCTTGCGCAGATTGGTTGTTTTGTTCCTGCGCGTTCCGCATCAATCGGAATTGTAGATAAAATTTTTACTCGTGTCGGCGCATCGGATAACATTGCAAAAGGCGAGAGCACGTTTCTTGTTGAAATGCACGAAGCTGCAAATATCCTTAACAACTGCACAGGGAAAAGCTTAATTCTTCTTGATGAAATCGGACGAGGCACCTCGACCTATGACGGCATTTCGATTGCATGGGCGATGACTGAATATCTGCACGAAAACCCGAACGTAACTGCAAAGACATTATTTGCAACGCATTATCATGAACTCAATGCTCTTGCAGATATGTATGAGCGAATTAAAAATTATAGAATTGAAGTCCGTGAAATTAATGATAAAATAATATTTCTCAGGAAGATAAATCCCGGAACAGCAGATCACAGCTATGGAATTCAGGTTGCACAGATGGCAGGACTGCCAAAATCGGTTACTGACCGTGCAAAAGAAATTTTAAGAACGCTTGAAGATAAGGAATACCGCAGACAGCATAAAGATGACCTCCAAATCTCTCTCTTTGAAGTTGAAAAAGCGCTTGAACCAGAAATAGAGAAGCTTTTAAAAGAAGTTGACCTCAACAACATCACTCCTCTTGAGTCAATCAACCTGCTTAGTAAAATAAAAACGTTGATAAATAAAAACTAA